A stretch of the Clostridium fungisolvens genome encodes the following:
- a CDS encoding beta-glucosidase family protein, whose product MKYRKLIEKMTLEEKASLMSGKDFWQSMDIQRLGINSMFLSDGPHGIRKQAAAADHLGLNPSIPSTCFPTAATIANSWNQGLGEKLGEFLGEEAVSLKVNVLLGPGINMKRNPLCGRNFEYFSEDPYLAGKMAANYIKGIQSKGISACVKHFAVNNQEERRMAIDTIVDERTLREIYLTAFEMAIKEGGTKAVMSSYNMLNGTYANENLHLMQDILRDEWGYKGVVVTDWGGSNDRVAGLLAGNELEMPTTGGETNIDIENSIRSGEIKEEVLDECVDRILDLIFTTEDVFKQSSEDFNLDKNHRMAQLAAEESIVLLKNEKNILPLKPGTKVGVIGDFAKNPRYQGAGSSVVNPTKLDKTFECLDESGIVSLGYAPGFKRYGKKSSKLIREACELAQKAEVVLLYLGLDEATEAEGLDRQNMKLPQNQIDLLEEVSKVNSNIIAVLSCGSVVEMPWIYKVKGLLHGYLGGQAGARAMLRIISGDVNPSGKLAETYPISYEDTPSFNNFPGKEVTVEYREGIYIGYRYYDTADIEVLFPFGYGLNYTTFEYSDIEVNREGVTFKIKNIGKFAGKEVAQLYIGCTSKNIFRPAKELKGFIKVFINAGETKKVTIPFDDKTFRYFNVKTNKWEVEEADYEIMVGASSRDIKLTDVIFIEGTGASLPYDKYKLPSYFSGEVKNVSEDEFEALIEKKLPEAKWDRSKPLGYNDTVAQCQYAKGAVARFAFKLISFAYWFLRKIGKRKTANIIMMSIYHMPFRGIARMTGGVINMPMVDGILMMANGHFFKGLNHFLKERRKMLKNNKIKSASKVEKISTEAAKER is encoded by the coding sequence TATAAATAGTATGTTCTTATCTGATGGACCTCATGGTATCAGAAAACAGGCAGCTGCAGCAGACCATCTCGGATTAAATCCTAGTATTCCTTCTACTTGTTTTCCTACAGCGGCAACAATTGCTAACAGTTGGAACCAAGGACTTGGGGAAAAACTAGGAGAGTTTCTGGGAGAAGAGGCAGTATCACTGAAGGTTAATGTGCTTCTTGGACCAGGCATAAATATGAAAAGAAACCCCTTGTGTGGAAGAAACTTTGAGTACTTCAGTGAGGATCCATATCTAGCTGGGAAAATGGCAGCCAATTACATCAAAGGTATACAATCTAAGGGTATTTCAGCTTGCGTTAAACACTTTGCTGTAAATAATCAGGAAGAAAGAAGAATGGCTATTGATACTATTGTAGATGAAAGAACATTGAGAGAGATATACCTCACTGCCTTTGAGATGGCAATAAAAGAAGGTGGTACAAAAGCTGTAATGTCTTCCTACAATATGCTCAACGGTACCTATGCAAACGAAAATCTTCACTTAATGCAAGATATTCTACGTGATGAATGGGGATATAAAGGTGTGGTAGTTACCGACTGGGGGGGCAGCAATGACCGTGTAGCAGGGCTTCTTGCAGGCAACGAGTTAGAAATGCCTACTACCGGTGGAGAGACAAACATTGATATAGAAAACTCTATTAGGAGTGGAGAAATAAAAGAAGAGGTACTAGATGAATGTGTAGATAGAATACTGGATTTGATTTTTACTACTGAAGATGTATTCAAGCAATCTAGTGAGGATTTTAATTTAGACAAGAACCACAGAATGGCTCAGCTTGCAGCCGAGGAATCTATTGTGTTGCTTAAGAATGAAAAAAATATCTTGCCTCTAAAACCAGGAACAAAGGTTGGGGTCATTGGGGATTTTGCAAAGAATCCAAGATATCAAGGAGCAGGTTCTTCAGTGGTTAATCCAACAAAATTGGATAAGACTTTTGAATGTTTAGATGAATCAGGTATTGTAAGCCTAGGATATGCACCTGGTTTTAAGAGATATGGAAAGAAAAGTTCTAAACTGATTAGGGAGGCCTGCGAGCTTGCACAAAAAGCAGAAGTAGTACTTTTATATCTAGGTTTAGATGAAGCTACTGAGGCAGAAGGTTTAGACAGACAAAACATGAAGTTACCACAGAATCAAATCGACCTATTAGAAGAGGTAAGTAAAGTAAATTCAAATATAATTGCAGTTCTCTCCTGTGGTTCAGTAGTTGAGATGCCGTGGATTTATAAGGTAAAAGGATTATTACATGGATATCTGGGTGGGCAGGCTGGAGCAAGAGCTATGCTTAGGATTATATCAGGTGATGTGAACCCATCAGGGAAATTAGCAGAAACCTATCCAATTTCTTATGAAGATACACCATCTTTTAACAACTTTCCAGGAAAGGAAGTTACTGTAGAATATAGAGAAGGTATATATATTGGATATCGTTACTATGATACAGCAGATATAGAGGTTCTCTTTCCTTTTGGATATGGATTAAACTACACAACATTTGAATATTCGGATATAGAGGTTAACAGAGAGGGAGTAACTTTTAAGATAAAAAACATCGGAAAATTTGCAGGAAAAGAAGTTGCACAGCTTTATATAGGCTGTACGTCAAAGAATATCTTTAGGCCAGCAAAGGAGTTAAAAGGCTTTATTAAGGTATTTATTAATGCTGGTGAGACAAAGAAAGTTACTATACCTTTTGACGATAAAACCTTCCGTTATTTTAACGTAAAAACCAATAAGTGGGAAGTAGAAGAAGCAGATTATGAAATTATGGTTGGTGCATCAAGTAGAGATATAAAACTTACAGATGTCATTTTTATAGAGGGTACTGGGGCTTCTCTTCCTTATGATAAATATAAACTTCCATCTTATTTTTCAGGAGAAGTAAAAAATGTTAGTGAAGATGAGTTTGAAGCCCTTATTGAAAAAAAGCTACCTGAAGCTAAATGGGATAGGAGCAAACCTCTTGGTTATAATGATACGGTTGCACAGTGTCAATATGCAAAGGGAGCTGTAGCTCGATTTGCATTTAAGCTGATTTCTTTTGCCTATTGGTTCTTAAGAAAAATAGGAAAGAGAAAAACTGCCAATATTATAATGATGTCTATTTATCATATGCCATTCAGGGGAATTGCCAGAATGACAGGTGGGGTTATAAATATGCCTATGGTTGATGGCATACTGATGATGGCAAATGGACACTTCTTTAAAGGGTTAAATCACTTTTTAAAGGAAAGAAGGAAAATGCTTAAGAATAACAAGATAAAGAGTGCTAGTAAAGTAGAAAAAATATCAACAGAAGCAGCAAAGGAGAGGTAA